In Pueribacillus theae, a genomic segment contains:
- a CDS encoding MBL fold metallo-hydrolase — MGKKKPIDLGNRIHLIDGFDLGFENRTGTYVINEEKLTLIETCASPSIPYILQGLEDLHINPEQVEYIIVTHIHLDHAGGAGLLMEKCPNAKLVVHPKGARHMADPSRLIQGAKAVYGEKFEQFFSPILPVPEERILIKGENDTLRISDHCELLFLDTPGHANHHFSIYDPVSNGIFVGDTLGIQHTHIEEFGFKLFLPATSPNQFDPDKTLHSMEKIKKMDVERIYFGHFSVTDQVEEAYRQIEYWLPVYVNTGKEVLSEGKEMNELADRLFDKISERLINEHNVPTDHVTFEILKMDLQVFSMGVMDYLMKKEKSGVK, encoded by the coding sequence ATGGGAAAAAAGAAGCCGATTGATCTAGGAAACCGTATCCACTTAATTGACGGCTTTGATCTTGGGTTTGAAAACAGGACAGGCACCTATGTGATAAATGAAGAAAAATTAACGCTGATTGAAACTTGTGCTAGCCCTTCAATTCCGTACATCCTTCAAGGTTTGGAGGATTTACATATCAATCCTGAACAAGTTGAGTATATTATTGTTACGCATATTCACCTTGATCATGCCGGCGGTGCAGGTTTGCTTATGGAGAAGTGCCCAAATGCAAAGCTTGTTGTTCACCCTAAAGGAGCAAGGCACATGGCTGACCCGTCTCGCTTAATCCAAGGGGCAAAAGCAGTTTACGGTGAAAAATTCGAACAGTTTTTCAGTCCGATTTTACCCGTTCCTGAAGAGAGAATTTTGATAAAGGGAGAGAATGACACACTTCGAATAAGCGATCATTGTGAACTTTTATTTTTAGATACGCCGGGACATGCGAACCATCATTTCAGTATTTACGATCCTGTCAGCAACGGCATCTTCGTAGGCGATACGCTTGGAATTCAACACACGCATATTGAAGAATTTGGTTTTAAATTATTTTTGCCGGCAACTTCACCCAATCAATTTGACCCGGACAAAACTTTGCATTCCATGGAAAAAATCAAAAAAATGGATGTCGAACGCATTTACTTTGGCCATTTCAGCGTGACGGATCAAGTTGAAGAGGCATACCGGCAAATTGAATATTGGCTTCCTGTTTATGTGAATACAGGGAAAGAAGTATTAAGCGAAGGAAAAGAGATGAATGAACTCGCTGACAGATTGTTTGATAAAATAAGCGAAAGGCTGATAAATGAACATAACGTTCCAACAGATCACGTCACTTTTGAAATTCTGAAGATGGATCTGCAAGTATTCTCGATGGGGGTCATGGATTACCTTATGAAAAAAGAAAAATCCGGGGTGAAATAG
- a CDS encoding glutamate-5-semialdehyde dehydrogenase — protein sequence MELIEKAKKAKKASAILSATTTEEKNAALNTIADELINHKDFILSKNELDIQNGKETGLSSALIDRLTLTEKRINDIAEGLNQVAKLKDPVGEKIESWERPNGLQITSVRVPLGVVGMIYEARPNVTVDAAGLCLKTGNAVILRGSSSAIESNKALVTIIHQALEKTALPADAVQLIEDTSREAASAMFKLNDYLDVLIPRGGAGLIKTVVNNSTVPVLETGAGNCHVYIDESAEKQMAIDIAVNAKTQRPSVCNAIETLLIHKRWADAHLGDVVKDLQTNGVACLGDDYVVQHATDVKKATEEDWATEFLDNTIAIKVVNDVEEAIEHINDYGTKHSEAIVSENEGNVKRFFQAVDAAALYHNASTRFTDGFEFGFGAEIGISTQKLHARGPMGLKALTTNKYVIEGTGQIRE from the coding sequence ATGGAATTAATTGAAAAAGCGAAAAAAGCGAAAAAAGCTTCAGCCATTTTATCGGCAACGACGACGGAAGAAAAAAACGCGGCATTAAATACAATCGCTGATGAATTAATCAATCATAAAGATTTCATCCTATCGAAAAACGAGCTCGATATCCAAAACGGTAAAGAGACAGGCTTAAGCAGCGCACTGATCGATAGGCTGACATTGACAGAAAAGAGAATAAATGATATTGCGGAAGGGCTGAACCAAGTTGCGAAATTAAAAGATCCGGTCGGGGAAAAAATCGAATCCTGGGAACGCCCGAACGGCCTTCAAATTACAAGTGTACGGGTCCCTTTAGGGGTCGTCGGCATGATTTATGAAGCGAGGCCGAATGTAACCGTTGATGCTGCCGGCCTTTGCCTGAAAACGGGAAATGCTGTTATTCTTAGGGGAAGCTCTTCAGCGATTGAATCAAACAAAGCGCTCGTCACCATCATTCATCAAGCGCTCGAAAAAACCGCTTTGCCCGCTGATGCTGTCCAATTAATTGAGGATACGAGCCGCGAGGCCGCATCTGCCATGTTTAAGCTGAATGATTACCTTGATGTCCTAATACCAAGAGGTGGAGCCGGCTTAATAAAAACTGTAGTAAACAACTCAACGGTTCCGGTTTTGGAGACTGGGGCAGGAAATTGCCACGTATATATCGATGAGTCTGCTGAAAAGCAAATGGCGATAGATATTGCGGTAAATGCAAAAACACAGCGCCCTTCCGTTTGCAATGCGATTGAAACATTGTTAATCCATAAGCGCTGGGCAGATGCTCATCTAGGCGATGTTGTAAAAGATTTGCAAACAAATGGCGTGGCATGCCTCGGTGACGATTATGTTGTTCAGCACGCCACTGATGTAAAGAAAGCAACAGAAGAAGACTGGGCTACGGAATTTTTAGACAATACGATTGCGATTAAAGTAGTGAACGATGTTGAAGAAGCCATCGAACATATTAACGACTACGGAACGAAACACTCTGAAGCAATTGTCAGCGAAAATGAAGGGAATGTAAAGCGGTTCTTTCAAGCAGTTGACGCTGCCGCATTATACCACAATGCCTCAACAAGGTTTACCGACGGGTTCGAATTTGGCTTTGGCGCAGAAATCGGGATCAGCACGCAAAAACTCCATGCAAGAGGGCCAATGGGATTAAAAGCGTTGACAACGAATAAATATGTTATTGAAGGAACGGGGCAAATCCGCGAATAA
- the proB gene encoding glutamate 5-kinase, with product MKKQRIVVKIGSSSLTNETGGLSEDKLHEHVDAIAKLKQKGNEVVLISSGAVAAGFKKLGYPARPVTIAGRQSAAAVGQSLLMQHYGESFARYNMITAQMLLTRNNFKNREQYRNIFQALSELLRRDVIPIINENDSVAIDELTFGDNDMLSALVSGIISADLLILLTDINGLYDKNPREHPDAKKYNFISEISDGRIEETSASGSSVGTGGMKTKLLAAKTALSLGVKCFIGTGEGEDKLLDVIEGKGDGTYIGSPKTARITNNKQWLGLHSQISGAIVVDEGAEAALLNMGKSLLPAGIVKIEGEFSVNDVVEIKNIRGKQIARGQVNYTSNELKKVKGMASFDAKHVTERNASEVVHRDHMILI from the coding sequence GTGAAGAAACAAAGAATTGTCGTTAAGATCGGCAGCAGCTCGTTAACAAATGAAACTGGTGGATTATCTGAAGATAAATTACATGAACATGTTGACGCTATCGCGAAATTGAAACAAAAAGGCAATGAAGTTGTTCTTATTTCGTCAGGAGCCGTCGCAGCGGGGTTTAAAAAACTCGGTTATCCTGCAAGGCCTGTCACGATTGCCGGAAGGCAATCCGCCGCAGCTGTCGGACAGTCACTGTTAATGCAGCATTACGGCGAATCTTTCGCGCGTTACAATATGATTACCGCTCAAATGCTGTTAACGAGAAACAACTTTAAAAACAGGGAACAGTACAGAAATATTTTTCAAGCGTTGTCAGAATTGCTACGCAGAGATGTGATCCCTATTATTAACGAGAATGATTCTGTTGCAATTGATGAACTGACATTCGGCGATAATGATATGCTCTCGGCTTTAGTCAGTGGGATTATTAGCGCCGATCTATTAATCCTTTTAACGGATATTAATGGATTGTATGATAAAAATCCGAGAGAACATCCTGACGCAAAAAAGTATAACTTTATCAGTGAAATCAGTGATGGCCGCATTGAAGAAACAAGCGCTTCCGGTTCATCAGTGGGCACGGGAGGGATGAAAACGAAATTGTTGGCGGCAAAAACCGCACTGTCACTCGGAGTAAAATGCTTTATCGGAACAGGCGAGGGAGAAGATAAATTGCTTGACGTCATCGAAGGCAAAGGCGATGGCACATACATCGGGTCCCCTAAAACGGCAAGAATAACGAACAATAAACAATGGCTTGGCCTCCATTCCCAAATATCCGGAGCAATTGTCGTAGACGAAGGAGCGGAAGCCGCTTTATTGAATATGGGAAAAAGCTTGCTTCCTGCAGGAATCGTTAAAATTGAAGGCGAATTTTCAGTTAATGACGTCGTTGAAATTAAAAATATCCGAGGAAAGCAAATCGCACGCGGGCAAGTTAACTATACGTCAAACGAATTAAAGAAAGTGAAAGGAATGGCCAGCTTTGATGCAAAGCATGTAACGGAACGAAATGCAAGCGAGGTCGTTCATCGTGACCATATGATTTTAATCTAA
- a CDS encoding zinc-finger domain-containing protein, translating into MQRKQVICKVNDILDTYCTDCFLKQFLRQTYGKNHAQRFCIRECSVGEELQKYGDKLLKKT; encoded by the coding sequence TTGCAGCGTAAACAAGTCATTTGTAAAGTGAACGACATACTTGATACCTATTGCACAGATTGCTTCCTTAAACAGTTTTTGCGCCAAACGTATGGAAAGAATCATGCACAGCGCTTTTGTATCAGGGAATGCTCAGTAGGTGAAGAACTGCAAAAATACGGAGACAAACTTTTAAAAAAGACGTAA
- the metA gene encoding homoserine O-acetyltransferase MetA, which produces MPINIPVDLPAKEILENENIFVMDNQRAYTQDIRPLNIVILNLMPEKEKTETHLLRLLGNSPLQVNITLLAPITHQPKTTAKSHLESFYSSFGDIQDAKFDGMIITGAPIEHLEFEEVTYWDEIKEIMDWTKTNVTSTLHICWGAQAALYYHYGIQKYELNEKLTGIFQHRVLKNNVKLLRGFDDLFNVPHSRFTEVRKEDIEKVKDLSVLCESDEAGVAIVANQGGSQIFVTGHLEYDVCTLRDEYVRDSKKGLHILPKHYFPNDDPNILPLHTWRSHAYLLFSNWLNYYVYQETPYDWK; this is translated from the coding sequence ATGCCAATTAATATTCCCGTTGATTTGCCCGCAAAAGAAATATTAGAGAATGAAAATATTTTTGTAATGGATAATCAAAGAGCCTATACACAAGATATTCGGCCATTAAATATTGTCATTTTGAACCTTATGCCTGAAAAAGAAAAAACAGAAACACATTTATTACGGTTGCTTGGCAATTCGCCTTTGCAAGTGAATATTACACTGCTAGCGCCGATTACCCATCAACCAAAAACAACGGCTAAGTCCCATTTGGAATCATTTTATTCGAGCTTTGGGGATATACAAGATGCAAAATTTGATGGGATGATTATTACCGGCGCCCCTATTGAACATCTTGAATTTGAAGAAGTGACATACTGGGATGAAATAAAAGAAATTATGGACTGGACAAAAACGAATGTCACCTCTACTCTCCATATTTGCTGGGGAGCGCAAGCAGCCCTTTATTACCATTACGGAATACAAAAATATGAGTTAAATGAGAAACTTACAGGAATCTTTCAACACCGGGTTTTGAAAAACAATGTCAAACTTTTACGGGGGTTTGACGACCTCTTCAACGTACCTCATTCCCGCTTTACCGAAGTACGCAAAGAGGACATTGAAAAAGTAAAAGATTTATCAGTCTTATGTGAATCAGATGAAGCCGGGGTGGCAATTGTTGCGAACCAGGGCGGCAGCCAAATCTTTGTGACAGGCCACTTAGAGTATGACGTATGTACACTTAGAGACGAGTATGTCAGAGATTCAAAAAAAGGGTTGCATATTTTGCCAAAGCACTATTTTCCTAATGACGACCCAAATATTCTGCCGCTGCATACTTGGCGTTCACACGCTTACCTCCTGTTTAGCAATTGGCTAAACTACTACGTTTATCAAGAAACACCTTACGATTGGAAATAA
- a CDS encoding bifunctional folylpolyglutamate synthase/dihydrofolate synthase: protein MIKTRSQAIDLVYSSYNRASQMTKRNLIRKQERSRQLLHAIGNPDAGKKIILVAGSKGKGSTAKFISSLLASLSYKVGLFTSPHQFTFNERIQLNGENIPDNAFIKIANSMYPHVQEIDRQLDANEYLGPIAINLAIALLYFEEQNVDYIVLEVGKGGLFDDTNVVDNKWAVITPIFEEHVQELGPGISNIADHKLGIIKNSSTSVIISKQRPDVRQYINKKLSSQSNEIFRYGTDFNAIISKVTINGTIFHIDTKQTAYSNLSVPLLGAFQCENIAAAIQACEIILKTAISRTMIGHWLASLQNPGRCEVILKKPVVIADAAINRDSAQYIQEVVKSFNPSCLITVLGLSEDKDYKGIIHVVKRFSNELIITKPENGYKTFREENVAKYAENLLSVEFISSIPEACKKALQTKHADFILFLGNHSFIAEAKQWFEKEALVNMA, encoded by the coding sequence ATGATAAAAACAAGATCTCAAGCCATTGATTTGGTTTATTCTTCCTATAACCGGGCAAGTCAAATGACAAAAAGGAACTTAATTAGAAAACAAGAGCGATCGCGCCAGCTTTTACACGCAATTGGCAACCCAGACGCCGGTAAGAAGATTATCCTTGTGGCCGGAAGCAAAGGAAAAGGTTCAACAGCCAAGTTTATCTCTTCTTTACTTGCGTCTTTATCTTATAAAGTGGGGTTGTTCACATCACCCCATCAGTTTACGTTTAATGAAAGAATCCAATTAAACGGGGAGAATATTCCAGACAACGCTTTTATAAAAATCGCAAACAGCATGTATCCGCATGTACAAGAGATTGACCGCCAATTGGATGCTAATGAATATTTGGGACCCATCGCGATTAATTTAGCGATCGCTCTTCTCTACTTTGAAGAACAGAATGTTGATTACATTGTTCTTGAAGTTGGAAAAGGCGGCCTTTTTGATGACACAAACGTCGTAGATAACAAGTGGGCGGTCATTACCCCAATTTTTGAGGAGCATGTTCAGGAGCTGGGGCCCGGCATTTCAAACATTGCTGACCATAAATTAGGCATCATAAAAAACAGCAGCACTTCTGTCATTATAAGCAAACAGCGCCCGGATGTCCGGCAATACATTAATAAAAAGCTTTCAAGCCAATCGAATGAAATTTTCCGTTATGGCACTGATTTTAACGCCATTATATCCAAGGTTACGATCAATGGCACGATATTTCATATCGATACGAAACAAACAGCCTACAGCAATTTGTCCGTCCCTTTGTTGGGGGCATTCCAATGCGAAAATATTGCGGCGGCCATACAAGCTTGTGAAATAATTTTGAAAACCGCAATAAGCCGTACGATGATTGGGCATTGGCTGGCATCCCTGCAAAATCCCGGGAGATGTGAAGTTATTTTAAAAAAACCAGTCGTGATAGCGGATGCGGCGATTAATCGGGACTCTGCCCAATATATACAGGAAGTCGTTAAAAGTTTTAACCCTTCCTGTCTTATTACCGTCCTTGGCTTATCAGAAGACAAAGACTACAAAGGGATTATTCATGTCGTGAAACGTTTTTCAAATGAATTGATCATTACGAAACCGGAAAACGGATATAAAACATTTCGCGAAGAGAACGTCGCAAAATATGCAGAAAATCTCCTTTCGGTCGAATTCATTTCCTCTATACCCGAGGCATGCAAAAAAGCGCTCCAAACCAAACATGCCGATTTTATTCTTTTTTTAGGCAATCACTCATTTATTGCCGAAGCAAAACAATGGTTTGAAAAAGAAGCGTTAGTAAACATGGCTTAA
- a CDS encoding IDEAL domain-containing protein: protein MRHENSYKENMKKSAMDRKRKEDAFMLDIFSQMVIDEALFKAKKEEMKAQIDCALDNHDEEKFYSLSKQYKELLKKYA from the coding sequence ATGAGACACGAAAACTCCTATAAAGAAAACATGAAAAAATCTGCTATGGATAGAAAGAGAAAAGAAGATGCATTTATGTTAGACATCTTTTCTCAAATGGTGATTGATGAAGCACTCTTTAAAGCGAAGAAAGAAGAGATGAAGGCACAAATTGATTGTGCGCTTGACAATCATGATGAGGAAAAGTTTTATTCTTTATCAAAACAGTATAAAGAATTGCTAAAAAAATATGCATAA
- a CDS encoding NAD(P)-dependent oxidoreductase — protein sequence MSAKIGFIGLGAMGLPMAKNLVKANYDVIGLNRSKGKEQLFIDAGGKGGYTLSEIVQECDILMTCLPFPHDVEEVILGDEGIVKHGRNGQYLIDFSTVSPTLNQKVYEKANEKGMKFLDAPISGGNFGAEEGTLSIMVGGDKEVFESMLPYFQILGENIYHVGKCGSGSIVKLVNNLMVGFHTQAVAEALNLGEKMGVDSDVLFDILHSSYAQSRVFDRHYENFISKNEYEPGFAMKLLHKDLKIAGELADEKNIPLPIGKQVTAMMKEAVDSGHGDDDMSALYLYLKK from the coding sequence ATGTCAGCCAAAATTGGATTTATCGGCCTAGGCGCGATGGGGCTGCCTATGGCAAAAAATTTAGTAAAAGCAAATTATGATGTAATTGGACTGAACCGCAGCAAAGGCAAAGAACAGCTATTTATTGACGCAGGCGGCAAAGGAGGCTACACATTATCTGAAATCGTTCAAGAATGTGATATCCTTATGACGTGCCTTCCCTTCCCCCACGATGTTGAAGAGGTGATACTAGGCGATGAAGGAATTGTAAAGCATGGGCGGAACGGTCAATATCTTATCGATTTCAGTACGGTTTCCCCTACATTGAATCAGAAAGTGTATGAAAAGGCAAATGAAAAAGGAATGAAGTTCCTAGATGCTCCGATAAGCGGCGGCAATTTCGGTGCGGAAGAAGGAACGCTCAGCATTATGGTTGGCGGCGACAAAGAAGTCTTTGAAAGTATGTTGCCATACTTTCAAATATTAGGGGAGAACATTTATCATGTCGGCAAATGCGGGAGCGGCTCGATCGTCAAGCTCGTTAATAATCTTATGGTCGGCTTTCATACCCAAGCTGTTGCAGAAGCTCTTAATCTTGGGGAGAAGATGGGTGTTGATTCAGATGTGCTATTTGACATCTTACATTCAAGCTATGCGCAAAGCCGGGTTTTCGATCGGCATTATGAAAATTTTATTTCAAAAAATGAATATGAACCAGGCTTTGCAATGAAATTATTACATAAAGATTTAAAAATTGCCGGTGAACTTGCCGATGAGAAAAACATTCCCTTGCCAATTGGCAAACAAGTAACCGCTATGATGAAGGAAGCAGTTGATTCCGGCCATGGCGACGATGATATGAGTGCGCTTTATCTTTACTTAAAGAAATAA
- a CDS encoding dynamin family protein, translating to MNSKLAITQEATVININDWVGRLAVIREKMQAKGDENNARKILQLVEKVKHNEFSIGFCGHFSAGKSSMINELWEEDLLPSSPIPTSANLVKVKAGEPWARIYFKQQQPIQFSYPYDINKVKKYCVDGDEVESVEISHPSIHFPENVVIMDTPGIDSTDDAHRVATASSLHLADIVFYVMDYNHVQSELNFHFAKEIKEQGKKVYFVINQIDKHHSEEISFADFRQGVDDAFQNWNIQPDGVFYTSLQNKEHVHNEFQQLKQFIHSLIEQKDEAFHENLWNATVSVINEHYHWLKSLNESKKEELHKQISTLSNIEISKIKEEYEEASQKKKNNETKLHQFEDELKNELAKILNNAILMPFETRDLAKSFLESKQANFKVGMFFSKKKTEEERDRRLQAFYTNFMEKVSAQLDWHIKQLLVNKAKDYGIEDGNGLFTSIYNEEIEIQQTLLNELVKPGASVNGDYILKYTEDVAEEVKKAFKQFGLRVLDRLMERLQFHLDQENQKLEQQIGETSKIINAFQAKNHLEKEEQSNKTALLAILNEEHFAEQSEIEKAIKNLPNEKQVSIANSDDLYEGENKSQEVDFDGPPVEQQNDKQDEVENSREAILHTVHKLKAVSKEIKGLSGFKTTAKEMIERANRLENKQYTVALFGAFSAGKSSFANALIGDHVLPVSPNPTTATINKILPVNDEHPHGTVVVKMKPEKLLLEDIQSSLKYFNKQVDTIHGTRETIDTIKADELSPKEKPHFSFLQAVRRGIDFYRNHAGSEMTISLKEFEQFVADEEKACFVEWIELYYDCPLTQEGITLVDTPGADSVNARHTGVAFEYIKNADAILFVTYYNHAFSHADKEFLIQLGRVKDIFELDKMFFIVNAADLAKSNDELEMVLEHVNGNLLQYGIRHPRIFPVSSQMALLSKIGQKRKLSTEQETRLMGMMKATSGNVTDLSEKGYVQSKIEAFERSFHLFTSKELTAAAVDAANTEISRTVETLKEWIESAQLSSEKREEKRRQSEQLRNDLINEVRSIELASDKRALLQEIEELFYYVKQRLFLRYNEMFQQAFNPAVLQNDKQPVKEKLKGCLQELVDFIGFDLAQEVRATSLRIEAFLSKQIKSTFNQAEKSIHERSSSSFLHNFEMDSIELPQFHEPFDTVNVPALYPILAKFKNTKHFFELDGKKEMREAIETAFQSPVEDYLSVNRKQLSAYYDEIFNEETEKLKRRLEREINDYFDGQLSALAPNVDIQELQSLCNKIMEV from the coding sequence ATGAATTCTAAGCTTGCTATTACACAAGAAGCAACAGTGATTAATATAAATGATTGGGTGGGCCGGCTTGCCGTCATAAGAGAGAAAATGCAGGCAAAAGGCGACGAAAATAATGCACGGAAAATTTTGCAGTTAGTCGAGAAAGTGAAGCATAACGAATTTTCAATCGGTTTTTGCGGCCATTTTTCAGCAGGTAAATCGAGTATGATCAATGAGCTGTGGGAAGAAGATCTACTGCCTTCAAGCCCGATTCCGACAAGTGCAAATTTAGTAAAGGTGAAGGCAGGCGAGCCTTGGGCCCGCATTTATTTTAAACAGCAACAGCCTATTCAATTTTCCTATCCATACGATATAAACAAAGTAAAGAAATATTGTGTAGATGGGGATGAAGTCGAATCAGTAGAAATCAGCCATCCGAGCATTCATTTTCCTGAAAATGTCGTCATCATGGACACACCCGGAATTGATTCAACCGATGATGCGCACCGAGTTGCGACGGCATCATCTCTTCATTTAGCCGATATTGTGTTTTACGTGATGGATTACAACCACGTGCAGTCTGAACTCAATTTTCATTTTGCGAAGGAAATTAAAGAACAAGGGAAAAAAGTGTACTTTGTCATTAATCAAATCGATAAACATCATTCTGAAGAAATATCTTTTGCCGACTTCAGGCAAGGTGTCGATGATGCTTTTCAGAACTGGAACATTCAACCTGATGGTGTATTTTATACGTCTTTGCAAAATAAAGAACATGTCCATAATGAATTTCAGCAATTAAAGCAGTTCATTCATTCCCTCATCGAACAGAAAGATGAAGCATTTCATGAAAATCTTTGGAATGCAACAGTATCCGTCATTAATGAACATTACCATTGGTTAAAGTCATTAAATGAATCGAAAAAAGAAGAGCTTCATAAGCAGATTTCCACTCTATCAAACATTGAAATAAGTAAAATAAAAGAAGAGTATGAAGAGGCGTCACAGAAAAAGAAAAACAATGAAACAAAGCTTCATCAATTCGAGGACGAACTGAAAAATGAACTGGCTAAAATTTTAAACAATGCGATCCTTATGCCTTTCGAAACAAGAGATTTGGCGAAAAGCTTTTTAGAGTCAAAACAAGCGAACTTTAAAGTCGGAATGTTTTTTTCGAAAAAGAAGACGGAAGAAGAGCGAGACAGAAGGCTGCAAGCGTTCTATACAAATTTTATGGAGAAAGTTTCAGCACAACTGGATTGGCATATTAAGCAATTGCTTGTGAACAAAGCAAAAGACTACGGCATAGAGGATGGCAATGGCCTATTTACATCGATTTACAATGAAGAAATTGAGATTCAGCAAACATTATTAAATGAACTTGTGAAACCGGGCGCAAGTGTGAATGGAGACTACATTCTTAAATACACCGAAGATGTCGCTGAAGAAGTAAAGAAAGCATTTAAACAATTTGGATTGCGCGTCCTTGATCGGTTAATGGAACGCCTCCAATTCCATTTGGATCAAGAAAATCAAAAACTGGAACAACAGATTGGTGAAACTAGTAAAATCATCAACGCTTTCCAGGCAAAAAATCATTTGGAAAAAGAGGAGCAGTCAAACAAAACAGCGCTATTAGCCATTTTAAATGAGGAACACTTTGCAGAGCAAAGCGAGATTGAGAAAGCAATAAAAAACCTGCCGAATGAAAAACAGGTTTCGATTGCAAACAGTGATGACTTATATGAAGGAGAGAATAAAAGCCAAGAAGTGGACTTTGATGGGCCGCCTGTTGAGCAGCAAAATGATAAACAGGACGAAGTGGAAAATTCAAGAGAAGCTATTTTACACACCGTTCATAAATTAAAAGCTGTCTCAAAAGAAATAAAGGGACTCAGCGGATTTAAAACAACAGCGAAGGAAATGATTGAACGGGCGAACCGTCTTGAGAACAAGCAATATACGGTTGCGCTGTTTGGCGCGTTCAGTGCAGGCAAGTCTTCATTTGCCAATGCATTGATTGGGGATCACGTACTTCCTGTTTCTCCAAATCCAACGACTGCGACAATAAACAAAATTTTGCCTGTGAACGATGAACATCCTCACGGAACCGTTGTTGTAAAAATGAAGCCAGAGAAGCTGTTATTGGAGGATATCCAATCTTCATTAAAGTATTTTAATAAGCAAGTGGACACAATTCATGGAACCAGGGAAACCATCGATACAATCAAAGCGGATGAGCTTTCTCCAAAAGAGAAACCACACTTTTCTTTTTTACAAGCGGTAAGAAGAGGAATTGATTTCTACCGTAATCATGCTGGAAGTGAAATGACGATTTCGCTCAAAGAGTTCGAGCAATTTGTTGCGGATGAAGAGAAGGCTTGTTTTGTTGAATGGATTGAACTTTATTATGATTGTCCATTGACTCAAGAAGGAATTACGCTAGTTGACACGCCTGGAGCGGATTCGGTTAACGCAAGGCATACAGGGGTGGCGTTTGAGTATATCAAAAATGCCGACGCCATTTTATTTGTGACGTACTATAATCATGCATTCTCACATGCCGATAAAGAGTTCCTCATCCAACTTGGAAGAGTCAAAGATATTTTTGAACTGGATAAAATGTTTTTTATCGTCAATGCGGCTGATTTGGCGAAATCAAACGATGAACTTGAAATGGTGCTTGAGCATGTGAATGGCAATCTATTGCAATATGGAATTCGCCATCCTAGAATTTTCCCTGTCTCTAGCCAAATGGCTTTGCTATCCAAAATCGGGCAAAAGAGAAAGTTAAGCACCGAGCAAGAGACACGGTTAATGGGGATGATGAAAGCAACGAGCGGCAACGTCACCGACCTATCAGAAAAGGGATATGTCCAATCAAAAATTGAAGCCTTCGAACGATCGTTTCATTTATTTACGTCGAAAGAATTGACAGCAGCCGCAGTTGATGCTGCGAACACAGAAATCAGCCGAACAGTTGAAACATTGAAGGAATGGATCGAATCCGCCCAGCTTAGTTCTGAAAAGCGCGAAGAGAAGAGAAGGCAATCTGAACAACTGCGCAATGATTTAATAAACGAAGTCCGATCGATTGAGCTTGCTTCAGATAAACGGGCGCTTTTACAAGAGATCGAAGAATTATTTTACTATGTAAAACAGCGGCTTTTCCTTCGGTATAATGAAATGTTTCAGCAAGCATTCAACCCGGCTGTGCTTCAGAATGATAAACAGCCGGTAAAGGAAAAATTAAAAGGCTGTTTACAAGAACTTGTGGATTTCATAGGATTTGATCTTGCACAGGAAGTGCGGGCAACATCGCTTAGAATTGAAGCGTTTCTTTCGAAGCAGATCAAATCAACGTTCAATCAAGCGGAAAAAAGCATACATGAACGTTCTTCATCGTCGTTTTTACACAATTTTGAAATGGATTCGATCGAACTGCCGCAATTTCATGAGCCATTTGATACAGTGAACGTCCCAGCCCTGTATCCTATCTTAGCCAAGTTCAAAAATACGAAGCACTTTTTTGAACTGGATGGAAAAAAAGAAATGAGAGAAGCGATTGAAACAGCGTTTCAATCACCTGTCGAAGATTATCTTTCCGTAAATCGCAAACAGCTTTCAGCTTATTATGATGAAATATTCAACGAAGAAACCGAGAAGCTAAAGCGCCGATTGGAACGAGAGATTAATGATTATTTCGATGGACAGCTTTCAGCGCTCGCTCCGAATGTTGACATCCAGGAATTACAATCGCTTTGCAACAAAATCATGGAGGTTTAA